In Providencia hangzhouensis, the DNA window TTAAAGAACTGAATAAAACGTTAACACTCGTTTTTGCTGAAAATCATGTTGATGTGTTAAGCCAGTGGGTTGAGCCTGCGGACTGTACCATTAAAACATCCATCTTTACGCTAGTTAAATTGAAAGACAAACAGCAATTATCTCAACTTATCAATCGTGGTGATATCGTGATTGAAGGGGATATGCAAATTGTACAGCACTGGTCTTCTTTACTTGACTTAGCAATTTGGAATCCTGCTCATTATCTATCACCTTACATTGGTGATGTTGCGGCAGAAGGTCTTAGCAAGTTCCTGAATAAAGGTGCTTGTCTTGCATCTCATTTAGTAAAACGGCAAAAAACGTATATCAAAGACGCAATAATTGAAGAATGGAAGATGGCGCCTAGCCAGCTTGAACTTGCTCATTTTAGTGATGAAGTTGAGCAAGTAGAAAATTCAATGAGTGCACTTGAGCAACGTTTAAGCCAGTTGGAGGAGAAGAATGACACCCGGTGAAATAAAACGACTTTACTTCATTATTCGGGTTTTTCTCTCTTACGGATTAGATGAGTTAATCCCCAAAACTAAACTAACGTTACCATTAAGAATAGGTCGCTTAGGTTTCTTTTGGATTAAAAATAAGCATAAAGACAAAACATTGGGCGAAAGACTTCGTCTCGCCCTTCAAGAACTCGGGCCAGTTTGGATCAAATTTGGCCAAATGCTATCGACTCGCCGAGATCTTTTCCCACCTGCAATCGCAGATCAATTGTCATTATTACAAGACAAAGTGGCAAGTTTTGATGGCAAACTGGCACGAGGCTATATTGAGGAATCTCTCGAAGGGCCTTTAGAACAGTGGTTTGATGACTTCGATGAACAAGCTTTAGCTTCTGCGTCTATTGCTCAGGTGCATACCGCAACGTTAAAAGAAAATGGTAAAGATGTTGTCATCAAGGTTATTCGTCCTGATATTCTGCCAATTATTAAAGCTGATATTAAGTTAATGTATCGTATTGCAAATTGGGTTCCTTTGCTGCCAGATGGGCGGCGATTAAGACCCAAAGAAGTCGTGCGTGAATACGAAAAAACCTTGATCGATGAGCTGAATTTGCTCCGTGAATCGGCAAATGCCATTCAGCTTCGTCGTAACTTTGAAAATAGCGCCATGCTGTATATACCAGAGGTATATCCAGATTATTGCCGTGAAAACGTGATGGTGATGGAGCGTATCTACGGGATCCCAGTTTCCGATATTACTGCGCTTAAAGCGCAGGGAACGAATATGAAACTGCTGGCAGAGCGTGGTGTTAAGGTCTTCTTTACACAGGTTTTCCGCGACAGCTTTTTCCATGCTGATATGCATCCAGGAAATATCTTTGTTAGTTACGATCATCCAGAGGACCCTAAATACATAGGGATAGACTGTGGGATAGTCGGCTCATTAAACAAAGAAGATAAGCGTTATTTGGCAGAAAACTTCATTGCTTTTTTTAATCGTGATTATCGTAAGGTAGCAGAACTGCACGTTGACTCCGGCTGGGTTCCTTCAGACACAAATGTGGAAGACTTTGAGTTTGCTATCCGTACCGTATGTGAGCCTATTTTTGAAAAACCATTAGCTGAAATTTCGTTTGGGCAAGTATTATTGAATTTATTTAATACAGCACGTCGTTTCAACATGGAAGTTCAACCACAGTTGGTATTATTACAAAAAACATTATTGTATGTAGAAGGCCTAGGACGGCAGCTTTACCCACAGCTTGATCTCTGGAAAACCGCAAAACCATTTCTAGAGGACTGGGTTCATAGCCAAGTAGGGATACCTGCAATTACTCAGGCATTAAAAGAAAAAGCACCTTATTGGGCAGAAAAAATGCCTGAAATACCGGATTTAATTTATGGTGCATTACGGCAGCATAAGTACTTACAATCAAATATCGATCAACTAACTCAACAACTGAAAAGTCAGCGTAATAAGCAGCGTAAATCTCAGTACCTTTTAGGTATCGGTGCTACATTTATTCTCTGTGGGACTCTATTCCTCATTTCTAATCTCACACCGTTTGGAATTGTATTTATGGTGGCAGGTGCACTGTCTTGGTTGTTTGGTTGGTGTAAAACCGGCGGAAATTAAGTAAACTTTGTTTTGCGACAAGTTTATAAGGCTGTGAACATTTCCGTATTTTGTGTTGGTTGTATATAATAGATCTAATAACAATTGATCCCAAAACTATATAGAGGTATTAACAATGGAATCAACTATTGCAATGGCTGCTTTCGGTAGTCCTTGGCAACTCATTATCATTGCTTTACTTATTATTTTAATTTTCGGCACCAAAAAATTGCGTTCTTTAGGCTCAGATTTGGGTGAGTCACTCAAAGGCTTTAAAAAAGCAATGAGTGATGACGAAAAAGCAAAAGCAGAACAAGAAAAGCAAGATGCTGACTTCGCACCTAAAAATATTACTGAACAACAGGCTGCTGAAAAGAAAGAAAGCCCAGTTGAGAGCAAAAACAAAGAGCAGGGTTAAACCGTGTTTGACATAGGTTTTAGTGAACTGTTGCTTATTGCAGTTATTGGTCTCGTTGTATTAGGCCCTGAGCGGTTACCAGTGGCAGTGAGAACTGTCGCTGGGTGGATCCGTGCGATGCGCTCTATGGCTGCAAATGTACAAAACGAGTTATCGCAAGAGTTAAAGCTGCAGGAGCTGCAAGAAACGCTGAAAAAGGTGGAAGAAAAAGCTAATTTAGAAGCGCTTTCTCCTGAACTTAAGCAGTCAATGGAAGAACTGCGTACAGCGGCACAATCGCTTAAAAGCGATTACCAAGCGACAACCAATGATATTGAAACAGAGTTAAACAAAGCAAAAGAGATCACTGACAGTTACGATAGTGCTGTAAAGGAAGCGAAAGATAATACTCAGCAGTCACCTGAAGAGTCTGATCCAAACCCAGAGCATGCTGCTAAAATGGCGGCTGTTGTTGAGGATGAAAAGCCAGAAGATTCAGTTGCCGTGAAAACAGTAGAATCACTCGATGCTAAAGTAAAAAACTCTAATCAAACTGAAAGTGAAAAATAACACATGGCTGTAAATGATACACAACCACTTATTAGCCACCTCATTGAACTTCGCAAACGGCTGTTAAACTGTTTAATTACAGTTTTAATTGTTTTTGCTGCGCTTGCTTATTTTTCAAATGATATCTATCGGCTGGTAGCAGCCCCTTTGATTGATAAGCTACCAGTAGGTTCGCAAATGAGTGCGACAGATGTGGCGTCAACATTCTTTACCCCAATTAAATTGACAATGATGGTTTCGGTTTTTGTATCGATACCGGTTATTCTCTATCAAATTTGGGCTTTTATTGCACCTGCCTTATACAAGCATGAACGCAAACTCATGTTGCCTTTGCTTGTTTCAAGTAGTTTCTTGTTTTATTTGGGAATGGCATTTGCCTACTTCGTTGTTTTTCCGCTCGCATTTGGTTTCTTTGTTAAAACGACCCCAGATAGCGTTAACTTTATTCCCGATATCAGTAAATATCTTAGTTTCGTCATGACATTATTCATGGCTTTTGGTGCGGCATTTGAAGTACCTATTGCAATTATTTTACTGTGTTGGACAGGCGTGACTACACCCGAATCTCTGAAACGTAAACGTCCTTATATTTTAGTTGGGGCATTTATCGTTGGGATGTTTTTAACGCCGCCAGATGTACTCTCTCAAACTTTGCTTGCTGTTCCAATGTATTTGCTTTTCGAGCTCGGAGTTTTACTATCCAATTTCTATGTTGGTAAAGGTAGAAACCGGCAAGAAGGGGCAGAGGAAGAAGAAAAAGAAGAGTCTTGATTTGCATTAAATTATCTTTAATTTGCAATGCAAAAAGGTGAAAAGCCCTTTAAGAAGGGCTTTTGATTGCTTAAAGCGTTCAATCTGTATTTTTTTTAAATTGCGTATTATCAACCACTTTAGGTACACTTTTATTTAAAATATTCAGTAAAAGAATAGAACGATACTCTCCATTAGGCTCATCAAAAATAGCTTGTACTCCCGCGAAAATACCTTCGGTAATTGTCACTTGGTCGCCATGTTTTGGTATATCTGGTGCGACGGAATAACTAACGGGGGTTTGTTGTAATAGCTCAATAATTTCTTCGGGGACTTCCGTCGGAAATTGGCCAAAACGAATAAAATGGCTAACCCCTCTTGTTGATTGGATAGTTGTCGTATGAATTTCATTATGATCAAATTTCACAAATAAGTAGTTTGGAAACAGGGCTTCTTGCACTGTCACCCTTTTCCCTCTAACCACCTTTTCCATTTCAGTCATGGGCGTCATACAAACAACATTCTGTCGGTTTAAATGCTCCATAGCCCGTTCAATTTGGCCGCGTTTGCAATAAAGCAAATACCATTTTTCCATTTTTTTGAATTCCATCTGACAAAACTATGTTTATGATAACAAATTACGACATAACAATGTGACTAATGAAGAACAGAACCATATTATTGATATGCTTAGGTCTATATTAACCGAATATAGTCTTATGATAACTGTAATGCAAAAACCAAATCAGTAGGAGACATAATGGATATCTTTTTGTTGAGTAACGGTAAGCTACCAGGCAACCCGGTATGGCTCAGCTACGCCTTACCTCGAATCAAAGAAATGATTGTTCGTAAGAACATAAAGTCAGCAGTTTTGGTTCCGTATGCAGTTCTTCGCGGTTCACATGACGAAAGAGCAGAACAGCTTTCAGATGCGTTGGGAATAAAAGTTACGTCTATTGAGCACTTTTCTAGTCCTGTGGAAGCGATTGAGCAGGCAGAATGTATTCTTGTGAGTGGTGGTAACACTTGGTGGTTGAATAAATGCCTACATGAGAACGGGTTGATAGTTGCGATTCAACGTGCGGTTCGTGAGCGTGGTGTGCCATATATCGGCTGGAGTGCAGGATGCAATGTAGCGACTCCAAGTATCCGTACTACGAATGATATGCCTGTTAGTAATGCTGCAATTATGCCATCTCTGGGGCTATTTCCATTACAAATTAACCCTCATTATATTGATGCTCATATTTCTGGTCATATGGGCGAAACTCGTGATGAACGATTACAAGAATTTTGTGTGATTAATCCTCATGAAGTTGTTGTTGCGCTCAGGGAAGGAAGTGGGTTACAAATTAAAGATAATGAACTTCATTATTTCAGCGGAAAAGATGAAGGTTTTAAACTATTTCAGCATAATAAAACATTCTCAGAACAATTTGATACTTTACTATTAGAAAAATTAGTCCCTTTTGATTGCCAGTAAAATGGTATACTAAACCAGAAAAAGATTGATTTTAAAGTATTTTATACCCTAAATAATTTGAGCTACAGGAAGGCGACAAGGGAAGATAGGCGAAGAGCATAGATAAACTATGTGACTCGGCTAGGCTAGCTGAGCGTAGTCACTTATACTTCAACGAAAAGCGCTGTAACTTGAAGGATTAAGGGTATAGACAGTAACTTGTAACCTTGGCCGGACGTCTTATAATGGGACTCCCTCTGTAACAGTAAAAGAAGATAATGAAATACCGTGACCTTAGAGATTTCATCTCGCAACTTGAGAAACAAGGCGAGCTAAAACGCATTACAATGGAAGTCGACCCCTATTTGGAAATGACTGAAATTGCAGATCGCACACTAAGAGCAGGGGGACCGGCCCTATTATTTGAAAATCCCAAAGGCTATAACATGCCAGTCTTGTGTAACCTTTTCGGAACAACTAAACGTGTTGCAATGGGGATGGGGCAAGAAGACATAAAAGCATTACATGATGTAGGCAAATTACTCGCTTTTCTGAAAGAGCCCGATCCTCCGAAAGGCTTTCGTGACCTTTTCGATAAACTACCAAAATTCAAGCAAGTGCTAAATATGCCTGCAAAACGGCTAAGCTCTGCGCCTTGTCAGGAACAAATTTGGGCTGGTGAAGACGTTGATCTTACAAAAATCCCAGTTATGCATTGTTGGCCTGAAGATGCCGCTCCTTTAATTACATGGGGGCTGACAGTGACTAAAGGCCCACATAAAGAAAGGCAAAACTTAGGTATTTATCGTCAGCAAGTTCTTGGAAAAAACAAAGTTATTATGCGTTGGTTGTCTCATCGCGGTGGCGCTCTGGATTTTCAAGAATGGTGCCAAGCGCATCCCGGTGAAAAATTTCCTGTTGCAGTCGCCCTGGGTGCAGACCCAGCAACCATTTTAGGCGCGGTAACACCGGTCCCTGACACATTGTCAGAATATGCTTTTGCGGGGTTATTACGTGGTAATAAAACCGAGGTTGTTAAATGCATATCGAATGACCTTGAAGTTCCCGCTGGCGCTGAAATTATTTTAGAAGGGTATATTGAGCCAGGTGAAATGGCTCCCGAAGGTCCTTATGGTGACCATACCGGTTATTATAATGAAATAGACAGTTTCCCGGTATTTACTGTGACTCATGTGACTCAGCGTCGTGATGCAATTTATCATTCAACTTATACGGGAAGGCCACCAGATGAGCCCGCAGTATTAGGGGAGGCGTTAAACGAAGTCCTTGTTCCCATTCTTCAAAAACAATTTCCTGAAATTGTTGATTTTTATCTTCCTCCTGAAGGGTGCTCGTATCGTCTTGCCGTTGTGACAATGAAAAAACAATATGCAGGACATGCCAAAAGGGTCATGATGGGGGTCTGGTCATACCTGCGCCAATTCATGTACACTAAGTTTGTTATTGTTTGTGATGACGATATTAATGCACGGGACTGGAAAGATGTTATCTGGGCAATTACAACTCGGATGGACCCTGCTCGTGATACCGTGATGATGGAAAACACACCAATAGATTATCTCGACTTCGCTTCCCCTGTGTCTGGGCTGGGTTCAAAAATGGGGCTTGATGCCACCAATAAATGGCCGGGTGAGACAGATCGTGAATGGGGGCGTCCTATCGTAATGACAGAGAGCGTTAAATCTCGCATTGATGATATTTGGGAACAATTAAATATTTTTGACAAAAAATAAGAGGGAAACCATGGCAACTTTAAGCTGTAAAGTAACATCTGTTGAATCTATCACGGATACGGTTTATCGGGTGATTTTGTTGCCAGATGGTCCTTTTCATTTTAAAGCAGGCCAATATTTAATGGTCGTGATGGATGAGCGTGACAAACGACCATTTTCAATGGCTTCAACTCCTCACAATAAAGAAACTATTGAGTTACATATCGGTGCTTCTGAAATCAATCTATATGCAATGGCAGTAATGGATAGAATTTTGGATCAAAAACGTATTGATATCGACATCCCACATGGTAAAGCTTGGTTTCGAGAAAATAGCAGTAATGCCATGATCTTAATTGCTGGTGGGACAGGTTTTTCCTATACCCACTCAGTATTGCTTGCGGCTTTAGCTGAAAACCCGAATCGTGATATCACTTTCTATTGGGGTGGTCGTCAATTGGAGCACTTATACGATCTTGGCGAATTACAGGCTCTTAGTGAAAACTATCCTAATTTAAAGATCACACCAGTTGTAGAGCAACCAGATGAACTATGGCGAGGCAGAACAGGAACGGTTCTGAGTGCAGTGCTAGAAGATTTCGGTGACTTATCAGGTCATGATATCTATATTGCAGGCCGTTTTGAAATGGCGAAAATAGCTAGAGAACGGTTTTGTAATGAGCGCGGAGGTAAACCGGAGCAGTTATTCGGTGATGCTTATGAATTCATTTAACCCGTCCTAGTTCGAATTGTAGGGGTGTTGGCTTCATTCATTCGCCCTAGTCACATACTTTTGTATGCTCCTAGGGGCTCATTCACTTGCCGCCTACCTACAATTCAAACTATGAGGGTTAAACTTGTTATGGCTTTTGCGTGAAAACAGGCCAGTTCAAATTGTCGGGGTGTTGGCTTCATTCATTCGCCCTAGTCACATACTTTTGTATGCTCCTAGGGGCTCATTCACTTGCCGCCTACCTACAATTCGAACTATGAGGGTTAAACTTGTTATGGCTTTTGCGTGAAAACAGGCCAGTTCAAATTGTCGGGGGGTTGGCTTCATTCATTCGCCCTAGTCACATACTTTTGTATGCTCCTAGGGTCTCATTCATTTGCCGCCTACCTACAATTCGAACTATGAGGGTTAAACTTGTTGTGGATATTTGGCTAGAAAGAGGCAAAAAAAACCCGCCCCTGACTAGGCGGGAACATCGACAAAATACAATGTTTGCGAAAACTAAAAATAAATTGTTAAACTCGTTCGATAATTGTGGCTATACCTTGGCCGAACCCGATACACATGGTGGCTAAACCAAACTGTTTATCGTTTTGTTCTAAATGATTAAGCAAAGCTGTTGAAATTCTTGCTCCTGAGCATCCCAAAGGGTGGCCAAGTGCAATAGCCCCTCCGCTGAGATTTACTTTATCATCTAATTGGTTTTCTGATAGCTTCAAGCCTTTTAGACATGCAATAGATTGTGCCGCAAAAGCTTCATTTAATTCAATAATATCAATATCATTTAAAGTTAGTCCTGCTCGCTTTAAAGCGAGCTCACTTGCTGGCACAGGCCCAAATCCCATGATTGATGGGTCACAGCCAACAACGGCCATTGCGCGTATTTTAGCTCGTGGTTTAATTCCTTGCTGAGTGGCATAACTTTCGCTGGTCAGTAACATCGCAGACGCACCGTCAGATAGAGCAGATGAATTACCTGCGGTCACCGTCCCACTAACAGGGTCGAAGGCAGGGCGAAGAGCCGCTAAACCTTGCAAGCTTGCATCAAAGCGAATCACTTCATCATAATTTACTGAAATGAGGTTACCTGTGGCATCATGGCCATTAATTGGAACGATCTCGTTATTGAACTTCCCTTTTTCCGTTGCAAGGGCTGCAAGCTGGTGAGACCTTAATGCAAATGCATCTTGCTCTTCTCGGCTAATTTTATACATTTTGGCAAGCATTTCAGCGGTCAGTCCCATAGCGCCTGCGGCTTTAGCAACTCGTAAAGTCAGTTTAGGGTTGAAATCTATACCATGAGTCATTGGTACGTGACCCATATGCTCCACTCCACCAATGAGTACTGATTTTGCATCACCCGTCATAATTAACCGGCTCGCATCATGTATTGCTTGCATTGATGAACCACAAAGGCGATTTACTGTAACGGCAGGAACCGTATGAGGTATAGCCGTGAGTAATGCTGCATTTTTAGCAATATTAAACCCTTGCTCCAGTGTTTGCTGAACACAACCCCAGATGATGTCATCCAATTCTTTGTTACTTGCGTTTGGATTACGTTCAAAAATCGCATTCATGAGGTGTGCAGAAAGGTCTTCAGCTCTAACATGGCGAAATACCCCACCTTTTGAACGGCCCATTGGTGTACGTATTCCATCAATAATGACGACATTTTCCATAAAATTAACCTCTCGCAACTTTTTTGACATCAATCGCCACTACAGGTGGCTGTGGGTAATATCTTGCATTGGTAGCCGCTTTTTCTTTTAAGCCATTAGGCGCATGATATAGAGGACTTAAATGCTGTAAAGATTCCGTCGTTTTTAAGTAAGACTGGCTGCCTAAGGTATCTAAATAGCAGAACACCCCTCCTCTGAATGGTGGAAAGCCTAAACCATAAACTAAAGCAATATCTGCATCTGAAGGGCTTTGAATAATACCTTCCTCTAAGCAACGAACAACTTCGTTAATCATAGGAGCCATCATTCGAGCAATAATTTCTTCTTTGGTGAAAGTGCGCTTTGTTGGGCAAATAGTAGCAAGTAATTCATCAGCCCTAGGGTCATTAATTTTTTTCGGTTTCCCTTTTTTATCTTTTTCATATTGATAAAACCCTTGGCCATTCTTTTGACCAAAGCGTTGTTGTTCATACATCACATCGATGGCATTTTTGCCTTTTTTCCCCATTCGTTCAGGAAAACCTTGAGCCATAACTTGCTCTGCATGAAAAGCAGTATCAATACCAACAACATCAAGAAGATAAGCAGGCCCCATTGGCCAGCCAAACTCTTTTTCCATGACTTTGTCTATTTCTCTAAAGTCAGCTCCATCTTGTAGCAGTAAGTTAAAGCCCGCAAAATAAGGAAAAAGTACCCGGTTAACAAAGAAGCCAGGGCAGTCATTGACAACAATAGGGGTTTTCCCCATTTTATTGGCGTAGGCAACAACCTTGGCAACAGTGTTATCAGAAGTTTGTTCTCCTCGGATAATTTCAACTAATGGCATCCGATGCACTGGGTTAAAAAAGTGCATACCGCAGAAATTTTCTGGGCGTTTTAGTGATTTTGCGAGGGTTGAAATTGGAATAGTTGATGTATTTGAAGCCAGTATAGTTTCACTTGTTACTAAGGACTCAACTTCAGATAATACAGCGGCTTTGACTTTCGGGTTCTCAACAACGGCTTCAACGACGATTTGGCTATTTTCCACCCCGTTGTAAGATAATGAGGGATGAATAGATGATAAGGTTGCCGCCATTTTCGCTGCGGTGATTTTTCCACGCTCAAATTGATTATTTAATAGCTTTTGTGCTTCTTCAATCCCTAAGTCTAATGACTTAACATTAATATCCTTCATTAAGACAGGTACGCCTTTACTGGCAGATTGATATGCAATGCCTCCGCCCATAATCCCTGCACCTAATACGGTAGCATGCGTTGGAATATCAACATGTTGTGCGATTTTTTTACTGTTTGACTTAACTTGTTGGTCATTTAGAAAAATATTCACTAACGCACGTGCAACATCACTATGCGCTAGAGGAACAAATGCAGCTGTTTCATGCTTCAAGGCTTCATCACGAGTGCAATTTGCTGCCTTTTCAATCGTATTTACAGCAGTCATAGGCGCTGGATAGTGTTTGCCTGCAACCTTGTACACCATCCCCTTAGCAACATTGAAACTCATCGTTTGCTCAATAGGTTTCAATTGTAGAGGGCTAAGCTTAGGTTGACGTTTTTTATGCCAATTGAAGGCCCCAGCAATTGCAGATTCAATGACTTGCAGCGCTGACTGTGCGAGAGCTTCTGTATTAACAACCGCGTCAACAAGGCCTAGTTTTAAAGCTTGCGAGGCATCGACATCTTTACCCGCAGTAATAATTTCTAATGCGCTATCCAAACCAATTAATCGAGGAAGCCGAACGGACCCACCAAAGCCAGGCATGATCCCAAGTTTTGTTTCAGGAAGCCCAATTCGAGCATCAGGTGAAGCGATGCGAAAATCAGTGGATAAAATGCATTCACAGCCACCACCTAATGCATAGCCATTAATGGCACAAATCGTTGGAACAGGTAGGTCTTCAATGCGATTAAAAATACTATTAGCGTAGTGCAACCAATCGCTTAGTGTTTCTTTTGACGCTTCAAAGAGTGAAAGAAATTCTTTGATATCAGCGCCAACAATAAAAGCGGGTTTATCAGAACGGAAAATTACACCTTGCAGCTCGGTTTGTTGCTCAAGAACAGACACGGCTTCATCAAGTGAAGCAACGGTGTGGGTATCCAATTTATTAATTGGCCCTGGTGAGTTAAAAACCAGTTCTGCAATCCCTTGTTTCAACCATTGAATATAGATAGTGTCACTTTGATAAAGCATTCTGCTCTCCTCTACGTGGTAGTGTTATCTGGTACGACCAGATGAGGTGAGTGTGACTAGAATGTTAATTAATTGCAAACTTTTAATAACAAAAATGGAAGGTTGGTCACAGCAATTAAGCGAAATAATTAATGATTTAAATGATAAAGGTATTATATATCAATTGATTAATGATGGTTTGCAACAGAGTGCATATCCGTTAATAACAGAACGTGGTAAGCTTGATTTTTCTAATTAATGCTGAAAGGTTGAAAGAAATGGAAAAACTGACTGCACTCTACGCTGAACACATTAAAACGTTACAAAACAGAACTCAGCAAGTTTTACAGCGCAGCAAATTAGATGCCATATTGATTCATTCGGGTGAACCCCTACGCATCTTTCTTGACGATAGCGACTATCCTTTTAAAGTTAATCCTCATTTCAAAGCGTGGGTGCCTATTACTGATGTTCCACATTCATGGTTATTAGTTGATGGCGTAAATAAGCCTAAGCTATGGTTTTATTCACCTGTTGATTATTGGCATAGTGTTGAACCACTGCCGAACAGTTTTTGGACCAAAGATATTGAGTTAATCCATTTAAAAAATGCAGATGACATTAAAACCTTCCTAGCAAGTCTACCGAAAGAAAATGTGGCTTATATTGGTTCTGCAACTGCAAGGGCTGAGTCATTAGGGATTTCGCTACATAATATCAATCCCAAACCTGTTTTAGATTACTATCATTATCATCGTTCTTATAAAACAGATTATGAACTTTACTGCATGCGTGAAGCGCAAAAAATGGCTGTAAATGGGCACCTCGCTGCTCTTGAAGCATTTCGCGCAGGAATGAGTGAGTTTGATATTAATATCAGTTATTTACAATCAACCGGGCATCGAGATACCAATGTCCCTTATGGTAACATTGTTGCACTGAATGAAAATGCAGCTGTATTGCATTACACTAAACTACAGCAAACGGTACCGAACGAATTACGCAGCTTTCTTATTGATGCAGGTGCTGAATATAACGGTTATGCTGCTGATATTAC includes these proteins:
- the tatC gene encoding Sec-independent protein translocase subunit TatC; protein product: MAVNDTQPLISHLIELRKRLLNCLITVLIVFAALAYFSNDIYRLVAAPLIDKLPVGSQMSATDVASTFFTPIKLTMMVSVFVSIPVILYQIWAFIAPALYKHERKLMLPLLVSSSFLFYLGMAFAYFVVFPLAFGFFVKTTPDSVNFIPDISKYLSFVMTLFMAFGAAFEVPIAIILLCWTGVTTPESLKRKRPYILVGAFIVGMFLTPPDVLSQTLLAVPMYLLFELGVLLSNFYVGKGRNRQEGAEEEEKEES
- the rfaH gene encoding transcription/translation regulatory transformer protein RfaH; this translates as MEKWYLLYCKRGQIERAMEHLNRQNVVCMTPMTEMEKVVRGKRVTVQEALFPNYLFVKFDHNEIHTTTIQSTRGVSHFIRFGQFPTEVPEEIIELLQQTPVSYSVAPDIPKHGDQVTITEGIFAGVQAIFDEPNGEYRSILLLNILNKSVPKVVDNTQFKKNTD
- the ubiD gene encoding 4-hydroxy-3-polyprenylbenzoate decarboxylase; protein product: MKYRDLRDFISQLEKQGELKRITMEVDPYLEMTEIADRTLRAGGPALLFENPKGYNMPVLCNLFGTTKRVAMGMGQEDIKALHDVGKLLAFLKEPDPPKGFRDLFDKLPKFKQVLNMPAKRLSSAPCQEQIWAGEDVDLTKIPVMHCWPEDAAPLITWGLTVTKGPHKERQNLGIYRQQVLGKNKVIMRWLSHRGGALDFQEWCQAHPGEKFPVAVALGADPATILGAVTPVPDTLSEYAFAGLLRGNKTEVVKCISNDLEVPAGAEIILEGYIEPGEMAPEGPYGDHTGYYNEIDSFPVFTVTHVTQRRDAIYHSTYTGRPPDEPAVLGEALNEVLVPILQKQFPEIVDFYLPPEGCSYRLAVVTMKKQYAGHAKRVMMGVWSYLRQFMYTKFVIVCDDDINARDWKDVIWAITTRMDPARDTVMMENTPIDYLDFASPVSGLGSKMGLDATNKWPGETDREWGRPIVMTESVKSRIDDIWEQLNIFDKK
- a CDS encoding ubiquinone biosynthesis accessory factor UbiJ, translated to MEAPSTHTENQNTVLYSLITALMETSLNHMLFKEKVLQPARMRLAGKVMAIELKELNKTLTLVFAENHVDVLSQWVEPADCTIKTSIFTLVKLKDKQQLSQLINRGDIVIEGDMQIVQHWSSLLDLAIWNPAHYLSPYIGDVAAEGLSKFLNKGACLASHLVKRQKTYIKDAIIEEWKMAPSQLELAHFSDEVEQVENSMSALEQRLSQLEEKNDTR
- the tatB gene encoding Sec-independent protein translocase protein TatB, translated to MFDIGFSELLLIAVIGLVVLGPERLPVAVRTVAGWIRAMRSMAANVQNELSQELKLQELQETLKKVEEKANLEALSPELKQSMEELRTAAQSLKSDYQATTNDIETELNKAKEITDSYDSAVKEAKDNTQQSPEESDPNPEHAAKMAAVVEDEKPEDSVAVKTVESLDAKVKNSNQTESEK
- the pepE gene encoding dipeptidase PepE, with the protein product MDIFLLSNGKLPGNPVWLSYALPRIKEMIVRKNIKSAVLVPYAVLRGSHDERAEQLSDALGIKVTSIEHFSSPVEAIEQAECILVSGGNTWWLNKCLHENGLIVAIQRAVRERGVPYIGWSAGCNVATPSIRTTNDMPVSNAAIMPSLGLFPLQINPHYIDAHISGHMGETRDERLQEFCVINPHEVVVALREGSGLQIKDNELHYFSGKDEGFKLFQHNKTFSEQFDTLLLEKLVPFDCQ
- the ubiB gene encoding ubiquinone biosynthesis regulatory protein kinase UbiB, whose product is MTPGEIKRLYFIIRVFLSYGLDELIPKTKLTLPLRIGRLGFFWIKNKHKDKTLGERLRLALQELGPVWIKFGQMLSTRRDLFPPAIADQLSLLQDKVASFDGKLARGYIEESLEGPLEQWFDDFDEQALASASIAQVHTATLKENGKDVVIKVIRPDILPIIKADIKLMYRIANWVPLLPDGRRLRPKEVVREYEKTLIDELNLLRESANAIQLRRNFENSAMLYIPEVYPDYCRENVMVMERIYGIPVSDITALKAQGTNMKLLAERGVKVFFTQVFRDSFFHADMHPGNIFVSYDHPEDPKYIGIDCGIVGSLNKEDKRYLAENFIAFFNRDYRKVAELHVDSGWVPSDTNVEDFEFAIRTVCEPIFEKPLAEISFGQVLLNLFNTARRFNMEVQPQLVLLQKTLLYVEGLGRQLYPQLDLWKTAKPFLEDWVHSQVGIPAITQALKEKAPYWAEKMPEIPDLIYGALRQHKYLQSNIDQLTQQLKSQRNKQRKSQYLLGIGATFILCGTLFLISNLTPFGIVFMVAGALSWLFGWCKTGGN
- the fre gene encoding NAD(P)H-flavin reductase, producing MATLSCKVTSVESITDTVYRVILLPDGPFHFKAGQYLMVVMDERDKRPFSMASTPHNKETIELHIGASEINLYAMAVMDRILDQKRIDIDIPHGKAWFRENSSNAMILIAGGTGFSYTHSVLLAALAENPNRDITFYWGGRQLEHLYDLGELQALSENYPNLKITPVVEQPDELWRGRTGTVLSAVLEDFGDLSGHDIYIAGRFEMAKIARERFCNERGGKPEQLFGDAYEFI
- the tatA gene encoding twin-arginine translocase TatA/TatE family subunit, with the protein product MESTIAMAAFGSPWQLIIIALLIILIFGTKKLRSLGSDLGESLKGFKKAMSDDEKAKAEQEKQDADFAPKNITEQQAAEKKESPVESKNKEQG